CTTGCTATCGCCATCGTCAGCGAGGTGATCGCGACATCATTCCTCAAAGCAGCCGAGGGGTTTACCCGTTTGTGGCCGTCGCTGGTGGTGATCGCCGGTTATCTGCTGGCTTTTTATTTACTGTCGTTGACACTGAAAACCATTCCGGTCGGCGTGGCGTATGCGATCTGGTCCGGCGTGGGCATCGTATTGATCGCGATCAGCGGCTGGTTGTTTCTCGGGCAATCGCTGGATACGCCCGCAATCATCGGTTTGATGATGATCGTGGCGGGCGTGGTGGTGATCAACGTGTTTTCCCGGACGGTTACGCACGGTTAAGGCAACGTTGATTCGTTACCTGCGCAAGCAATTTTTTCTTAAACAATTTTTTGGAGAAGCGCAGTGCCTATTAGGCCTATGCTTCGCTCCCAATGAGCCTGCTGATATTGCTAGAAATCTGAGAATAGTGAGATCAAAGTCTATAAAATACTTAGCGAATCTGACACCCTCTGAAAATACGAAACCTTAGCGTACGTTTTCGTACCGTTGGACTTCATACTCGTATCCCAAGTGCAACTGGCACGATATTAATGTGGTCAGATCAGCCCCAGTATGTATGCGGTCAGACTTCACGTCCGAATAGCCCTCCAAGAATTCGTCTGTCGATATGCTTGTCAAGGTAGGCCGCACCAAATCCACCGTAGAGTTCTTTCTTCGTAACATCCAGTTCCGATTCTTTAGCCGCCAGTATTTCACGCGTAGAAGGGCGCTCGCACATGGCATCGTAAAATGTCTGTAATGCAGGATCGTCTCGAAACAAATGCATCTCGGGTATTTCGAACAATTCAGAAAACATTTGGCTAAGCTCGAGCGTGTAGAACAACTGAAAATCTGGCAGAAAAGGTTCTTTGCCAAGTAGGAACGGATCCATTCTCGAGCCATTAACGAGTCTGGATAGCCACATTTTGCTTAGCAAGACAGAAAAAAGATTATAAATATGGGCTTCTTTATCAACCTTGAGTTTCCAAGCTTTGGGAAAATATCCGCTGACAACGAACCAGTTGAAGAATGGACCTGCTATGGAGAAAGTGATGAAGTCATTCTTGGCATCGACCTGTGCGCAGAACAACGGATCATCAATAGGGTAAAACTTTTGCACTTCTGGGTAAATTTTCGCGAGATAACGACAAATAGCGTGACTTTCCGCAATATCAACGCCATTTGCATCCCTGAGACTGGGAATTTTTCCAAGAGGGTTTCTTTCTAAGTGTTCTGGCGTGAGCGTGCTCCCTTGAAACGGAGACACTCGTTCATAGCGATACGGTAGACCAGATTCCGAAAGAATGTGCGCAACCTGACTCATATATGGTGAGAGCCAGAATCCGTACAGCGTGCGCTCGACATTGGGTTGTGTGGACATGGAAAATTCCTTCTGCAATGTAGTTTATATTAATTAGGTGTCTTCATTAGGAGCATGGTGCTGATGCCACCGCCGATAGCAGTGCCAAGAGGGTTGATTTCTTCCGATAGGGAATCTCTTACTAAAGCAAGGTAATTAGCAATTGGTCAGAGTATAGGCCAGCAAACGGATAGGCGTGTAGTATGCTAAATTGGTACTCAGCGTCCTATTTTTGAAACTATGGGTGAGCTCCTCCTATGCAAGACCTGAATGACCTCTACTACTACGTCCAGGCCGTGGATCATGGCGGCTTCGCTCCGGCAGGTCGAGTGTTGGGCATGCCGAAGTCGAAGCTCAGCCGCCGCATCGCCAAACTGGAAGAGCGCCTGGGTGTGCGCCTGATCCAGCGCTCGACACGTCACTTTGCGGTTACCGAAGCCGGACAGAGCTATTATATGCACTGCAAGGCGATGCTGGTGGAAGCCGAAGCGGCCCAGGAAGCAATAGACACGCTAAAAAACGAGCCCCGCGGTGTAATCCGGATGACATGCCCCATACCGCTGGTGAATGCCTATGTGGGAGGGATGCTGGCCGATTTCATGGTGAGCTATCCGCATGTCACGGTGCAGATGGAGGCGACTAACCGTCGTGTTGATCTGGTCAGCGAGTCACTGGATGTTGCTTTGCGCGTGCGCCATCCACCGTTACAAGACAGTGATCTGGTCATGCGCATCCTGGCTGATCGAAGCCAATGCCTGGTGGCCAGCCCCATCCTTGTCCAACGATTCGGTTTTCCTGCTACACCTGCTGCTTTGAGCAACTGGCCGAGCCTAAGCCTGGGGGAGGGGCTGCAACAAATTCATGCTTGGGTGCTGCATGGGCCAGATGGTGCACAAGTAACCCTTCATCACACGCCACGCTTTGTGACGACGGACATGATTGCGCTCAGAGATGCCGCTGTGGCTGGTGTTGGCGTAGTAGAACTGCCTGTGATCACGGTACGAGACCAGTTGACGGCAGGTTCATTGGTCAGACTGGTACCCGGCTGGGCACCACGCCGGATAATCATTCATGCGGTGTTTCCGTCCCGGCGCGGTCTTCTGCCTTCCGTGCGGGCGTTAATTGATTTCTTAGCACAGCGTTTCGAGATGCTGCATGACGACTAAACTAAGGAAACGCTGAGCAAATCCTGAAGTGTTTGGGATAATAGTATTTCCTGACAACTCCTCTATAGACACGCCATGTCACACCAATCGAGCTTTGCCGATCTTGATTACAGTCACAAGAAACGCCGGACACGGCAGGAGGTTATTTTAAGCGAGATGGAAGAGGAATACCCTGGCAAGTGTTGCTGTCGCATATTGTGAGCCCCATTACCCCAAGACTGCGAGGCGGGGCCGTCAGCCGATGGCGCTGGAGAACATGTTTCGTATCTATCAAGTCGCAGGGGCTGCTGGTTTCCAAAGGTACGATGGTGGATGCCACACTCATTCATGCTCCAAGTTCGACCAAGAATCAGGAACAAGCGCGTGATCCTGAGATGCGCCAGACGAAGCAGGGAAAGCAATGGTACTTTGACATGAAGGTGCATGTTGGTGCAGACGTGGATTCAGGAGCGGTGTACACCACGTTTGAGGTTACCGCAGCCAATGAAGTCGACATCAACGTCCTGCCAAGCTATTGCGGGCGGAAGACGAGGTTATCTTGGGCGAGTCAGAAGAAGCGTAACCGGAAGCATTCCTCGATCCGAGCGCGGGTGGAACATGTGTTCCGGGTGATCAAGCGGCAGTTTGGATTCACCCGGACCCGCTACCGCGGGCTGATGAAGAATGCCGTTCAGGTGAACATGCTGATGGGCTTGGTCAACCTGTACCTGCTGCGCAAGCGATTGCTGCCTACATGAGAGGAGAGTCTGTCCAACATACCTCCGGCGGCTGACGATGAAGCAGAAACAGGGCGAATTTAGCAACAAATGCCGCTGGAAAATGAATTGCCGGGAGTCTTTGTTCAAAAAACTGGCAGGACTACCGGGAAATCTGAAAGCCGCTAATTTGCTCAGCGGCTCCTTAAATTATCCGGTGGTGCGCAGATCGCTCAGGAATTGATCCAGCACATCCTTGCTGGCGTGCGGCATTACCACGATGTGCGCATGTGGCACCAGCTTGCCGTGATCGTCACGCAACCGCATTGTTGCCAGTGAGTAACGGTCGACCACCGATTCATCCGGCGTTCTGAAATAAATAATATTCGAGCGGTCGTTAATGCGCACCGGTTGCAAATGGCTGTAGTGGCTGCGCATTTCTTTCAGCAAATAAGCGGCGTTATCCAGTATCGCTTTTGCATCGGCGGTTTGCTGCGCGAATGCGGTGTCCGAGCTGAAGAAGTAAAACTCGGCCGGTTTCACGGCATCACGCGAGCAAGTGATCGTGCCGGGCACTTGCTTGATATATTCCGGATCGTGAATGCGGCTGAACAGTTCCCGGAATGCTTCAAAATTGCTGCGGGTGGTGATGAACAGCCCCGCAGGCGAAGGAAAGCCGAAAAACTTGTGACAGGAAACGGCGATGGAATCGTAGCGTTGCCGTATTTTTCCGTTGAGCGGATCCGGCGCTTGCTGCATTAATTCGCCGGCAAACGGTGTGTGCGGCAGAAAACCGCCGAACAGTGCGGCATCCAGATGCAAATACGCGGTGCGGTTTTTCAACTTTTCCTGGATCGCATCGACCGGATCGATCGCGCCTTTGAAGGTAGTGCCAATGGTGGCGACGACCAATGCGGGGTGGTTACGATTGGCATTCAGCTGCCGTTCCAGATCGGCAACGTCCATGCCGCCATCGGGCGCCGTACCGACGATAACTGATTCGAGTTGCAGCAGGTCGCGCAGAATCTGGATCGAATAGTGCGCTTCGGCAGTGAAATAGACTTTCGGCAGTACACCGGTGCGGTTCTGCAAAATCGTCCGCCCCATATACAGCCCGTGCATGTTGCTGTCAGTACCGCTGTTGCTGAGAAATCCCCAGATGTTGCCGGGCGAGAAGCCGTAAATCGTGCCGAAGCGATCGATCAATTCGCGCTCGAACGGATGGCTGTTGAATGGGATATGGCTTTGATCGTAGGGATTGCCGACATTGTTGAATGCAAACCGGTTCAAGCCGGCGCGCGCCAGCTCATTGCGCCAATCGAGGAACGCTTCCGGCAATACCGTCATATTGATCGGATAACCGAGTAGTGTGTCTTTTTGCCGCGCGTGCGCTTGCAAACTCTTTAACGCGGACGCTGCGTTTTGCGGCCGTTGTTGTATGCCTGGCGCGCTTGCCAGGGCTTGGGGTGAGCATACAGCCACGAGGGCCGTTGCGCCGGTCATGCTCAGAAATTGGCGCCGGTTCATCATCATGATCATAGCCTCCTGAACAATACACTCCTTAGATACTTGGCTGCCGGTAAGGTTTCTTCCGGTCTTGCCGGCGGTTCGCCTTGAACTGGCGGCGGAACACCGCTATCTTAGTGTTTTTTTCTGTTACCGGTAACGGTTGTTAGTATGAATAAGGCATTTACCAAGGAAAACGAAGACGACGACGAACCCGACGATACGCCGAAATTACCGCAAGGGGTGAAAAACTACATTACTCCGGCAGGGTATCGGCGGCTCAAGGATGAATTCGATCAATTGTGGAAAGTAGAGCGCCCTGAGCTGGTCAAGACCATTACCTGGGCGGCTTCCAATGGCGATCGCTCGGAAAATGGCGATTATATCTACGGCAAGCGCCGTTTGCGTGAAATCGACCGGCGTTTGCGTTTCTTATCGAAGCGGATAGATAACGCCGAAGTAGTCGATCCCGCGCAACGCGGCAACTGCGACCAGGTATTTTTCGGCGCCACCGTGACCGTCTGCAATAGCCAAGGCGAGGAACACACCTACAGCATCGTCGGCATGGACGAAGCCGACCCGGGCCGCGGCCGCATCAGCTGGATTTCTCCTTTGGCCAAGGCGTTGCTCAAAGCACGCGAAGGCGACGTGGTGAAGCTGCATACGCCGGGCGGGCTGGAAGAGCTGGAGGTGGTGGAAATTCGCTACGAAGCTTTGTAGCAGTTAATTGCTATCACTTATTCAAAACTTTCATCTATACGGCGACTACGCTTATATTCTTCGCTAATTTCCTTGTTTAATAAATCAATTTGCTTTTTAGCCCATGAAGCAACCAACGGATCATTATGTGTTTGGAGTTTTTCTGCCAAAACGAGATAAGGCGAAAGATTGTCTGCCAGTGAACCAGACCATGCACCTCTTGGGCGGAATCGGAATGCAAATATATCTAGAATTACCGAACGGTCAGGTGCTGACTCAAGAATTTCCAATGCGATGGGCGACCAAGAAGGGGAATCATGCTCACCATTTTTGGCAAACAAATGTATTTCTTCAGCCAGTCTAGGTAAACGAATCTCAGGGTTTTCTTTCGCCCATGTCATGAGTTTTTCCGGTAATGCTGCATTGACAGGACTTTCATGATCGTAGCTGAAGTAATAAAACAATGATTTTTGCCGGTGGCTATTCGTTTTCTCTATTCCATTTTTATTCAGAAAAGCCTCGATAGCTACTATTGGTTGAAGCCGAAATAGGGTTCGAATCAATTCACTGTATTGCATTGTGTCTGAGCGATAATCGACGAGTGCGCGAGCCAGTTTTGTGCAGATTGTTGTTGCATCCTGAGATGCGGCATCTCCAACCATACAAGCAACGGCAACCTCATTGACGTGATAAGCGTGATTCGAGCTGCCATCTTGAAACTCATTAAGTTTCAGTAATTCTCTTCCTAATAAGGATGTATCACTATCAACAGGTATTTTGTTACTTTGCAAGGAATGTAACCGCATCTTGAAGACATCGATGGCAACCGGATACCCATTAGGTAAGGACGCAATTCCAACTAATATTTCTCGGAAAAATGGAAGCGGAATTGAATCAGAAACCATCCCATACATAAGGTGTGAGTAAGTCAACGTTGGGGCATCGCCCTGTGCAATCGATAAAATGAGTCGTTTGGCTCCGGCCTCGTCAATTGGGTATGAAGATTGAAGGATGGGGAAAACAGGGGAAAGTACCGGATCTTTTAAGGCTTTATCCATAAGCTGGCTTACAACAGCCGGATCACGCGTATTGGCCGCCTCGATAAATCCCCGTAACAAAGAATAATTGCGTTTATTTTCCGGTAAGGTAATCAGGCTGTGATGGAACTGCCGCCATAATAGCTCAATATTTGAAGCTCCTTTTGCTAGCCCATGACCGAATTGCCATATCATATTGTTGTTACTACTCAATAGCTCCGGCAGTAAAGAGGTGAGAACATCTGAGGTCGAAGCAACTTCTTCTCCCAAATCCTCTACAATTTTATTGGCACGTTCCCATGCTTGCTCATGCGAGGTGTCATTGCCAACTGGTTCAGTATCAGCGATGCAAAAATATCCTTGCTTGTTGGATAGAACATAAGCTCGTGTTTTTTGCTCCAAGTCGTCTTTGGGGCGAAGCATAATTTCAAGTGCACGTGTGCGCTGAGCAAATTGTGGAGACATTCTTGTGAGATCAAAGTGAATGATCTCCCGAATTGCAAGCCACCCATCGGGCCAACCTTCTTTTGCGGCAAAATCTTTTGCTAATTCTTCAAGCTCCGTACAAACGCCCGCGTTTACCCATAAACCACGAAAATATTGAGCGAACAATTGCTTGATATCAGGTGTATGCGATGAGTTTGAATTAACATAAGTCATGGCAAGCGCAATTACAGCCCTAAACCAGGTTGAAACTTCAATGCCCGTTTTGGGTTCCCAACCAAAATCGCGATGCCTGCCTCCGAAAGTGAAATCATGGCTTGAAGTAAAATGAAAATTTTTCAACATCTCCGTTAAAGCTGTTAAACCGCAGGCATTCAGTTTTTTATCTTCACTTTCAAGCAGCTGTTGTACGACAGCTAATCTTGCTTCTACTAAAGCATGCGTGCCGGACAAATACAAATGGAATAATTCCTTAAACGAATCCCGAGCAGAATTGTGATTCTGCGACCCGGTTTCATTCGCTACAATTCTCGCTAGCAATAGCGCAGCTCGACTGAAATATTGGGTTTCATAGGCAATCGAACGAATCAAGTTGCACCACTTCCAGCGTTCATAATTAGAAGATGATAAAAATGTTTTTCCCTCATCGCTTGATGCAGCCATCTCAATAGCCTTGAGTGCAGCATTAGGCGCCAGTGGTGCTACGTTGATAAACATATCGATGCCAAGTTCATTCAAGCAGGCTGGGTTTTCTAGTATCCCACCCGAATCTAACCACATTTCTGCAATTTGTTTGGCTTGTTCCGAATTATGCAGATAACCAAGCCGTCGGCTGAATGACTTCAGCAGCCGTTCTCTTCCTGATGGGTAAAAGGTATTGGTAAGTATTTGGAGGTGTATTTTTTCTAACGCTTGGCGTGCTAATCGATTTGCGATTGCGTGTGGCAATAGGGCACGCCATTTACTTCTTTGCTGTATGAGATCACGAGAACGCAATTCTCCAATCTGACGGTACAATTCTTTGGGAGTTACGTTAACCAACTCTGCTAAAACAGATAATTCAGCCGCTACACCTTCAATAGTTTCGCCATCGAATGAATAAACAAGTGAGCATACTTCTGCGGCTTTCATCAAGGCTTCGCTATCGTTTTGGCGCTGAGAGAACAAGCGACGGAATAATTCCGTATCATTCAGTGTAGCTAGGCTGTCGCTGTGTTCAACGGTACGTGCCAGTGACAGAGCGATGCGTGCATTCCCGCCAGAGAATTCAGCGATGCGCGTACGGTCTGTTTGCGATACATTGGGTTTTAAACATTGAAGGATTTCTTCTATAATTTTTTCAGAAGCCGGTTCAAGC
The nucleotide sequence above comes from Gammaproteobacteria bacterium. Encoded proteins:
- a CDS encoding QacE family quaternary ammonium compound efflux SMR transporter, whose translation is MQPWIYLAIAIVSEVIATSFLKAAEGFTRLWPSLVVIAGYLLAFYLLSLTLKTIPVGVAYAIWSGVGIVLIAISGWLFLGQSLDTPAIIGLMMIVAGVVVINVFSRTVTHG
- a CDS encoding glutathione S-transferase family protein, which encodes MSTQPNVERTLYGFWLSPYMSQVAHILSESGLPYRYERVSPFQGSTLTPEHLERNPLGKIPSLRDANGVDIAESHAICRYLAKIYPEVQKFYPIDDPLFCAQVDAKNDFITFSIAGPFFNWFVVSGYFPKAWKLKVDKEAHIYNLFSVLLSKMWLSRLVNGSRMDPFLLGKEPFLPDFQLFYTLELSQMFSELFEIPEMHLFRDDPALQTFYDAMCERPSTREILAAKESELDVTKKELYGGFGAAYLDKHIDRRILGGLFGREV
- a CDS encoding histidine decarboxylase, whose product is MMMNRRQFLSMTGATALVAVCSPQALASAPGIQQRPQNAASALKSLQAHARQKDTLLGYPINMTVLPEAFLDWRNELARAGLNRFAFNNVGNPYDQSHIPFNSHPFERELIDRFGTIYGFSPGNIWGFLSNSGTDSNMHGLYMGRTILQNRTGVLPKVYFTAEAHYSIQILRDLLQLESVIVGTAPDGGMDVADLERQLNANRNHPALVVATIGTTFKGAIDPVDAIQEKLKNRTAYLHLDAALFGGFLPHTPFAGELMQQAPDPLNGKIRQRYDSIAVSCHKFFGFPSPAGLFITTRSNFEAFRELFSRIHDPEYIKQVPGTITCSRDAVKPAEFYFFSSDTAFAQQTADAKAILDNAAYLLKEMRSHYSHLQPVRINDRSNIIYFRTPDESVVDRYSLATMRLRDDHGKLVPHAHIVVMPHASKDVLDQFLSDLRTTG
- the greB gene encoding transcription elongation factor GreB — translated: MNKAFTKENEDDDEPDDTPKLPQGVKNYITPAGYRRLKDEFDQLWKVERPELVKTITWAASNGDRSENGDYIYGKRRLREIDRRLRFLSKRIDNAEVVDPAQRGNCDQVFFGATVTVCNSQGEEHTYSIVGMDEADPGRGRISWISPLAKALLKAREGDVVKLHTPGGLEELEVVEIRYEAL
- a CDS encoding LysR family transcriptional regulator; protein product: MQDLNDLYYYVQAVDHGGFAPAGRVLGMPKSKLSRRIAKLEERLGVRLIQRSTRHFAVTEAGQSYYMHCKAMLVEAEAAQEAIDTLKNEPRGVIRMTCPIPLVNAYVGGMLADFMVSYPHVTVQMEATNRRVDLVSESLDVALRVRHPPLQDSDLVMRILADRSQCLVASPILVQRFGFPATPAALSNWPSLSLGEGLQQIHAWVLHGPDGAQVTLHHTPRFVTTDMIALRDAAVAGVGVVELPVITVRDQLTAGSLVRLVPGWAPRRIIIHAVFPSRRGLLPSVRALIDFLAQRFEMLHDD